From Ictalurus punctatus breed USDA103 chromosome 2, Coco_2.0, whole genome shotgun sequence:
tatatatcaccctcccaccaccaccaccaccttttTTTTATAATCAGACATATAATGGAGCTTGTTCtgacctgaagactttcctcAGAACAGTTTTACCTCAGTACTTGGTTTGTTATTCCAGTTATTATTAAGCTTAGGTTATGTTGGGCATCTGCCCTATACTGTGCATAGTttcctgtgaattagctgttactgtACAAACAATAGGATATTAGAATGAGtacattaatatacatttaGGATTTACCTTTCAGTCAgcactactgtctgagctgttatgaaaattaatcagcactttCTGACCAGTCACAACTGAGAATTCAAAGGTGTTGTGGTGTGTTATTTTACTCTACAGATTTTGCCTTAATACATTTGTATAGTAAAAACAATGATGCATTCAACTGTTTAGAAGTGAAGCAGTACAAGTGTAGTCAGCAGATATGGTATGCTGATTGGGTTAATCAGCAGATTAGGTTGCtgaattcatttgtttaatttattaatggcCTAGAAAATGTTGCACAGTCAGTATAGTCAACTTATTCTGCTTAGTGCTGGAGTAATTAAGGAAAATGCTCTTACACGGTCAAACTGAGATACAGCACTAAAACACAGCCAAATGAATTTGAGCCGTCTGCACTTGTACAGGGCCTGTATACCCGCCGGGTTTAAAACGGAGATTTTTTATAGCATTTTCTGGATAGAGATGAGAAAGCTAAGTCCACATAAGGTGGTGGAGCAAGGTTCAGCTACACTATACTGTCTAGCCTAATAGAAAACTGTTAATGAAGTGCAGCTGTAGGCTGCACAAGACTGTCTGgcacaggggtgtccaatcttatctgcaaagggcacagtgtgggtgcaggttttcattccaatcaggCAAGAGCTACACCTGATGCAACCTGTTTAAtaagttgatcttggctttcaatagattcagaTGTGGTTTCTGCTTGGCTAGAATGAatacctgcacccacaccggccttttccagataagattggacacccctggtgtGACACAAGATTGCACAAGATTGGCTGTGGtgtaaaatatattcagttacaAAGTTCTGATGTAGGATTCCATAGTTCAATAGGTCATGGCAATGACTAGACAAAAGATATTCAGTGTAAGATCTATGCAAAATATTCAGTGTAAAATCGATGATGCTTTCTTTGAAGTTTTACCATGTTTTCAGTAAAGAACAATATAGacctttggatttggatttgaGCGAGCACAGAGAGACACCAGTTAATTTCTGTGACATCATGGTGTCTTTACAATCAACTGAGAGTCATTGGCATTCACATTTGGGCTGCACTGATATTGATTTAAATGTTGTATTTGAAATGTTGTAACTGGCCTGCCAGCCCTATTAACTCAGCTCTTTACCATGTAAacaatgatttttattatttgattattctACTGCTACCAAAAGGTAATAGTGACTTAGCTTCAAATTCTATTCTTACTATTAAACTAAGAAAGAATTGTCTTCAACACAGTGTATGTATTTCCACTGTTGTGTGTTATCTGTGAATTTGTCCCATTGGCCTCAATAGGCTTGTTACTTACACTTCTAAGCTTTCAGAAAATGAAATGCCAAATATAAACCTTCCGGACTCAGCAGCTCAGAGCCATGATCTCTTTAAACCTATAAAGCATCGTATAGCCGATTACTGCTAGTGGTGGAGTCTGCATATGCTGGTTTAAACCTGTAGTTCTGTCCTATTTCCTCCGACAGAATCTAGGTtaaaaacatacagtaacaCTGGCTCACAAAAAgtatgtgcacacacatacatagacgCATACAGTTGGACACTTTAGACTGGCACTTTTAGAGATCTTcccactttttttctctctccattctAGTTTGATTTACATATTTTACTTTAGATTGAATGTCAGACTGAACAGAAGGACCTTTCCGTCATCCAAATGAGGTCCCATGAGGCTAAAGTAAATAATTCACCGACAACCTTTCTGTACAAGTTTGTGCAAACGTGGCAATAATTGTTCATCAGTAGTTTGATGAAAAATATGCTGGTAGATAGAATTGATGGAATGATTCCAAAACATAATATGACATGACATGTATTGAGTGACTACTATATGTttgttctgtttctttttagctgTGCTTTTGCTATTGGTGGAGAGAATGACCTTGTCTAGAGACTACAGTTCCAGCTCTATGGCCACCATTTCAGCATCAGCCCAACACATGCATAAACACTAACTGCAATCATGGAAGACAGTGAGCTCTTCTTGGACCCTGATGAGAAGGGTCCCACCGTCTCCTTCTCCAAAAAGAAACCACATGGCAGAGGGAGCAACCAGCCAGCTCTCCACTATTCTGCTTTCCACTTTCCACTCTCTTCTTCCACCCCCAGTGCCCTTGGTGAGCTCTCAACCATGACCCTTGGAAGCACCGCACCTCCCTCCTCCATGAGCTGCATCATCAAATCCTCTTCAGCTTCCTCCAATAAAGAGTCTAAAGAGTCTTCCTTGCTAAGGCTCAATCCCATGCTCAGCCTTGTTGAGTCTCTCTCCATGGAGATCTCACAAAGAGAATCTGAATTCTGCCTCTCCAACTCTGACTCCAAGCTCCATATGCATCCTTGGAAACAACTGGGCCAGACGCCCAAGATCCAGGATGCAGAACCCTTGCCCAGGACGGTGCCATCTTCTCCCACAGAGTCCCGTCCAAACCTGATAAGCTCTGGAAGCTTGCTGATGGCAGAACTGGAGGACACGCGCCGTAAATTGTCTGAGGCCATGCAGGAGCCATTTAGTAAGCTCAGCAAGATTATTGGGGAGGACAGTGGCAGCCCTAAGTCACCGAAAGGTGACTCACCTGCCTCCCAAAGTGGTGCTGCAGGAGATATATCAATTCGGAGTGAGGTTGGAGCTGGAGGATGGGACAAAGAAAATGGGAGTCAAACTGAAGTGTGTGAAACCCCACTACGGAAGCTCAGAAAAGACCTGACACCAAGCTTTACTTCTGAGATGTGCTGCAAGCTAGGCAGCGAGAGCAGTCGCTATGAGATCTGCACTTACGGTGATGTCATGCAAGTGCTGGAAATTCAGGAGCATTCAGAGGTCAAAAACCCGGAGCAGAAGGGTGTCAAAGCACCATCTGCCATATATACCACCTCCTCAGACCCAGGCAGATGGCTGGTATGTGTGGGTTTGCTGGCTTACAGCTTCTTTGTGCTACCACTGTCTTCCTATGTGACAGGACTGTCCCTAGGACTGGCGTGTGGATTCATGCTGGGTCTGACAGTGGTAATGATGCTAGCACCACAGCGACCTGCTGCCACTGAGATGCCAGTCTCTTCCCCCACTGACAACCTGCCGATGGAGGCCATAGGCACAGCgctgagagagacagcaaaGAGAGAGCTTCAGGTCAGGTCTGCATGCAGATCAACCCAAGATTCGTTTGCAGTAGTCAGGATTCAGTGACTCTGGATAACCTTACTCTATATCCAACTTCAGCTATTTAGTTGCTCACGTATTGACGTTATAGTCCCAGTAATGCTTATGTTTGCACTACCTAGGACTTTTTTACTCatgcaaccacacacacacacacacacacacacacacacacacacacacacacacacacacacgcacacacaccacacagacaAACCACTGAAACAGATGTTAGCAGTTAATCTGGATTAATGCACCTATCCACAAGAGAAAATCTTACAGAACACATCTGCTTTGTATCATACCCCCTCAGTATATTCTTAATTTAATTATACTTTATTTATCTATGCGTGAGAGTTGCTGTGCTAGTAAAACAGCAAAACTTTGATATAGAAGCAATATCTCAGAATAGATAGATGGTTTGCAGAGAGGCATTGAAAATGTATCAGTCCTCACTTTGTTTGACTTTGTTTTGGAGCTTCTTTGAGAAAATGAAATAGTAAAATAGTAGAACAATGACTACATGAGGCAGAGAGATGAGTTTTCAGGAATTAATTAGATCAGCTTGCTGCACAGGAGAAACTTTACAAAATGAAGCTTTAGGAAAAGGCAGATCCTACAAGACTGTTTTTGGTCCTGGGAATGAAATGATAGGGTTTGTATTCACTATTGATTCAGAACTCCAACAATTCGGTACAGACCTGTTAattatatgttaaatattatcCAAGAGCAGCAGATGTAATAAATCAATGTTCTCTGGGATGCACTGCAGGGCTGGATGAATGAGATGTACAGCTATGACCCAGAGACATATCACCTCTCTCTGTGCCACTCTGTCTATGTCACTTTGGATGGATGTAATCTACGCCTGGCATACCCACGCATCAACATCCCACGGCAAGCCACCTTCACTGAGCCTACCCATGATGCTACATTTGTGCGCTCACGATGTTTCCAGCTATCCAATAGCAAGGTCAGGTACAGCCCAACCATGTGTCTTTATGTCTTGTGGCATAgcttttgggatttttttttgttggtatCTCTTTATTGTGCACTAATTGTTCCCATGTACCTCATTTGTGCTAATAGTGCTGTGAGTATTATGAGCAACAATAGCAGGCTcccaataaaaatgtaattttgcattgaaatatatatttttcctcagAGTGGATAGGAAAGAAAATATTCTACAGTcaaactaaactaacaaacTCTGAAAAGTACCTAACTCAATTTACTTGACTTGCCGTTGTTCTCCCTTTGACAGGTGTCTCTGCTGCCAGCAATCTTGGCGAAAAAAAGAGTCTGGAATAGGAAATATCCCATCTGCATTATGCTGGCTGAAGAAGAGCAGTGTGTAGAAGAAGAGCATGTCAGTGAGGCAGCAGAGgcaaagagtgagagagaagaaaaactcAAACAGGTGGAGATGGAAGCAGACCAGACCACCACTCTGTACCTGTTTGGGCgtacagggagagagaaagaggagtggTACCAGCACTTCCTTTTAGCTTCAAAAACCAAGATCTGCAGGAAAGAGTCAAAACCAGGTGCAGAATTGATACAGACATGAAGCTGCTGCCAACCAAAATCACAATATATAGATTTCATGATATATAGATTCAGATTGATTGGTCCAAATTCACTTCCAGTTGAAAAGCCCAAAGCAAGAAAGCAAGTTTGTCATGAATGTTGCAGCCAatgcaataatatatatatatgtatagcaataaatttccatgttttcaCTTTCTATTTCTCCAGAGGTGTGTAGTGCTGGAGACTCCAGTCAGGGCAGCAGTGATGACCTAGCCTTGATGCTGGGTCTAAGGGAGCTGGCTGgctcagtgagagagaagaTTCTGCTGGACTACAACTCCTATATGGCCCACTTCATCACGCCAGAGAGCTGTAGCCTCACGCCCAGCCCCTGTCATAGTGAGCCAGGCAGCCCTATTGACACAAAGAGGGTGAGCAATCCAGAAAACCCTTGTCAGAACTTAAACACCCAGAGAACTACATTTGCAGACCACTTTAATATGAAcactgtacacctgctcattcatgaaATTGTCCAGCCAGCCAATGGCCGTATTGGTTTAAGCTGACAGCAAGGTTACGTTAACTAAAATAACCGCTCTTTATAACcgtggtgagaagaaaagcaatTCAAAATGCACAATACCTTAAGACAGTTAGGCTACAACGGCAGAAAACCACACCAGACTCCCCACCAGCCCCCTTTGCACAGTATAAggattgattttttaaataagaagcaATGTTTAGGCACTTTCTATAACCTTTTAAGCATTAACATACCCCTCAGTTTTACCTTGACCAAAATCTCACCTCTAACCATTAAACAATGTAATCAAATTATCTGATAGTAATGTCCCCATGGATTGCTCCTGGTGGTTGCAAGCTTgtgttcttcttttctcctggtTGCAGTTCTCCAGTGATCCAGTAGCAGGGTGCAGAGATCTGGCCTGGATTAATGCCGTGATTGGGAGGATCTTCTGGGATTTCTTGCAGGAGAAGTACTGGGCTGACCAGGTGGCCCACAAGATCCAGAAAAAGCTGAGCAAGATTAGGGTAAGAAAGTAAAGCTGAAGGCATGATGAAGAGAACCTAACAAGGTAAATGGTAACAAATAACTATACCCTTATAAAGATTAAAAGGATTCATTCATTGTAGTGTCTTCTTCCATACTAGTTCATTGTAAGCACAAGTTACGTAAGTTATCCATTTGAACACAAGCCTAATGCTTTTGTCTTTTCAGGTTGAGGCTAATAACAGTTGTCTGTTTGTTCCTGAACTGTAATAACCCTGTCTAAGATGGACAAACTCTACCCACTACTTCTTAGACTGGTGGATGGaacaagctctctctctctctctctctctctctctctccctctctctctctctctctctctcttgctttctctccaTAAAACTGCTCATGACAGTCCATATTAGAGTTGAGGCACAAAATATTTTGTAGTGTAGTGATGAATCAGCTGCCTGAAGCCATAAAGAAAGATGGGCTTGAGAATGAGATACTTACAAGATTAAGGATGAAACCTGGTCCAGGTTGTGTTGGATGAACCTATCCTACTGGGCttgaatacactctggatggggctACCATTTACATTTTCTCATTTGGCTGAGACTTTTAACCAAAGCAGCTTACAGCTGAGACAGGATATAACTAGTGGTTGTAGTTGATGGTTAATAGTCTTGCTCAAGGATCCAACAATCCAATCAGTAGCCCACAGCTACAGAGCCActaccatgcacacacaaacacacattcatacctcAATATAGAGTAGCCAATTTAGGAGGTGGCAGAAACCCACTGATACATACATGGTGATAACCCTTAAACCAGACGTAGACGGGAACCAAAAACTCAGGATTGACACAGAAGGAGTGTGGAGCTGTGCCACTGATGCCAGGCCTTATTGCCCTGACACTTTACTGATTCAAAGTTGCCACTGTTGCATTTATCTTTCAAGCTGAATGATGTGCAGATCCATAAGTATTCAGACAGTGacacaattcattatttttcctCTGTACACCACAACAGtgatgctgcaaaactgataggattGCGCtgcacagtacagatggataacaACCGAAAACATACCGCGAAAACAACCCAagggcttcttaaggcaaagaaattaaatattcttaaatgccaaatgacctcaacccaattgagcatgcttttcacttactgaagacaaaactgaaggcccACAAACAAGCAACAAATGAAGGCGGCTGCAGTAAAGACCTAGCAATGAATCTCAAGGGCGGGAACTCGGtgtttggtgatgtccatggatCCCAGACTTcaaggcagtcattgactgcaaaggatttgcatccaagtattaaaaaataatcctaatagtTATGATTGTtaacttttgagcctgtgaaaatggagggactctgtaacaaatggctgtaattcctttaaaaaaaccccaatatttttgttaaacaccttgagttaaagctgaaagtctacacttcaatcatgtcttgattgcttcatttcaaatccattgtggtggtgtacagaggcacaATTACggaaattgtgtcactgtccaaatacttatggacctgctGTAATTCTTACTTTgaaggcctttttttttatttgtacagaaAAGGCATGTGGCGATTATCTGTAAGTTATTTGTGAAATTTTATGTCATTAAgattaatgttattaaattttttgtttttttgtcccaGTTGCCATACTTCATGAATGAGTTGACTCTAGCTGAACTGGACTTGGGCACATGCATGCCACAAGTGTTGAGTACCTCCAGACCTTCAGTGGATCACAGAGGtgaggcaaacacacacacacacacacacacacttaaacggACTGACAAATCCACATTGCCCAGACCATTTACTTTAAAAGTGGGCGTGTTGTACTTCAAACCCAACTTTCgacttcctctgtgtgtgtgtcataagCACGATATTATcatgttatttaatatattagtGTTGATGCAGTTTGTATGATGTTGACTCTGTACTGAAGTGAAGCAGGGAAAACATTTTGACATTCTTGTGTTTATTAGCGTATATAGGTCAAGCAAGACAGAACACATAGGATTCAACAAGTAGGATGCAACTAAAATATAGATGATTAGAATCCCCATGAAATCTgtatttattagaaaataacattatagcagcaaagtaagtgtatgtgtgtttgtgtgtgtgtgcaggcctGTGGCTGGAGCTGGAAGTGTTGTATACTGGATCTCTGCACATGACTCTGGAGACTAAGATGAATCTGTGCAAGCTCGGCCGAGAGAGCTGCTCTGAGGCTTACAGCATCACTGAGCCCAGCAGAATTGTGGGGTATGAGgaagagtgtgtgcgtgtgtgtgtgtgtgtgtgtgtactgtctGCACTCCTGCAATGAGCTTTGGCAGTGATAAATGATGGCTCGATAACGAGGCTCACTGCTGGAAGATATCTTTCTGCTTTCCACGCTTCCAGCATGTTTCCGCTTTCCAGATTTAAACTGTACAGATTGTTTCAAAAATTGTACTAATACTGACCTTTTTTAGTAAATTCTTATAATCTTTGAAGGTTAGAAAAATGAagaacatttaataacattgcTGCTGCACCCTTCTACACTGCAAGGATTAGGCCCAACTATTCCTAACTTGTCTACTTAATGTTACTTATTATTACATAATATTAATAGTTATGAgatataaaaatgttaatatgcACATAAAAGAATGAAATCTCTATTCTCAAAGAATAGTTTTAGCTGACTAGCATGCTTGCTGTTATGTGATCCTTGCTCTGTCCAGCATGACAGTATACAAAACAGAGCCAAGAGAACCCAGCTAGTCAgttaacgttagctagctaaaacactaaacaaaccaaaatattACAGCTGGATTTTAGTTTTAGGATTTGTTATATAAAAGGAGTATTTTGTTTACTCCATCCTAGCTAGGTATTGTAAGTTGACGAGCTAACACTGGCACTGTGCAGCTGGAAGACATTTTTACCCCAACTGACCCAAATGATTACTTTGAGTTTTACATTGTATGGTTAGTAGAAACTCTCCTGACATtaatgtgcacatgtgtgtgtgtgtgtgtgtgtgtgtgtgtgtgttagcacaaGGCCCAGGGTGTGTATTATTGCAGACAGTGATGAAGAGTCATCCAGCGCAGGCTCATCTGATGAAGAGGAGGTGATTCCCTCGGAGCCCCAAGGCCCTCTGGCAGATAAGAATATACACTCTGGGACTGAGGGGTAATATTCCTCTCATGGCCTTAGAACTACAAATTATTCTTTCTTATCATAACCATTCTAACTAGAAATGTCAGTCACACTTTGATCTCTGCCTCTCTAGGCATGGTGGAAGCAGCACAAGTAGGAAAATTCTGCGTTTTGTGGACAAGATTGCTAAATCAAAGTATTTCCAGAAAGCCACAGAAAATGAGTACatcaaaaagaaaatcacagaAGTATCCAACACTCCCCTGCTGCTTAGCGTAGAAGTGCTGGAACTCTCAGGAACTCTAGCTGTCAACATCCCACCACCCCCTACTGACCGAATATGGTACTGAGAGTCCTCcacttaaaatgatttaaaaaaaaatttataatacaaccccaattccaaaaaaaagttgggacgctgtgtaagacataaataaatgtaaataaaaacagaacgcaataatttgcaaatctcataaacccatatatttattcacaatagaacatagaaaacatatcacatgtttaaactgaggaaatgtaccattttaaggaaaaaataaggtaattttgaatttaatggccgcaacacgtctaaAAAAATTTGAGACAGgtcaacaaaaggctggaaaagttcagcattgatggtgcctttccagatgtgtaaGCTGcgcattccataggcactaatgcacccccataccagcagagatgcaggcttttgaactgagcactgataaaaagaTAGATGgccagaattggggttgtaaactaaaacattttacctgtttttaattgtgtgtgtatgtgtgaatataTACATGTGTAGGTACAGTTTCCGTGTTCCGCCAAGGCTAGATCTGCGAGTGAAGCCCATGCTGGGTGAAAGAGAGGTCACATTCACTCATGTCACTGAGTGGATAGAGAGGAAACTGCAGTGTGAATTTCAGGTCAGTTCACAAATCCATGCCTAAACACACTGACAATATATGTATCCTTCGCCCTCCCATACATCATGCGACATTTATTTACTCCAAAGTCGAAAAACAATATCTCAGAATATCATATGTGCAGTTTTACTagttgaatatatatttttaaatatattgaatTAAATGTGAGTCAGTGTTAGCCATTGTACAGATTTCTAACCAGTATTATATCTCGGTCATATACAGAAAATTTTTGTAATGCCCAACATGGATGACCTGTACCTGCCTCTTATGTCTTCTGGGATGGACAATATTGACATGTCCCAGAATTTCTCAGGGGAAAGCCAGGATCAACAGGAGTGCCGGAGCTCAGAATGAGACATGGACGCAAAGGACATAGAAGTGAAAATGTGCTAGATGTAACATGTGTGTGCCATATTTACAATATTCCAGGCACATACCAGGAGGAATTGCTGAAGCTGTGCTTGAACTACAAACAGTTCTGATGGAAAATGGCTGATTGTGTGTGGGAAAATATGAGCCATGTTGCAAACAGAGGCCCCTGAATTTCTACGGAAAACATATACTAATCAAATGTATAAGATACTGCTGAATGCAGAGTCCTGAGCTTTCCGAAAATAGCATTTGACCATAAATTGACAGTGTAATAATGTAGACACCAGAGCTgggaataaaagaaagaatattACTGTCTGTGTCACATAGCTAACATCCTGTCATATTTGTTTCCTTTTTGACAGATTACCATAGCATTGATTCTgtattttttccctaaaatatacagtatctcacataagtgagtacacccctcacatttttgtaaatatttatatcttttcatgtgacaacactgaagaaatgacactttgctacaatgtaaagtagtgagtgtacagcttatgtaacagtgtaaatttgctgtcccctcaaaataactcagcacacagccattaatgtctaaaccgctagcaacaaaagtgagtacacccctaagtgaaaatgtctaaattgggcccagttagccattttccctccccagtgtcatgtgacttgttagtgttacaaggtctcaggtgtgaatggggagctggtgtgttaaatttggtgtcatcgctatCACACTACCTCATACTAatcactggaagttcaaaatggcacctcatggcaaagaactctctgaggatctgaaaaaagaatggttgctctacataaagatggcctaggctataagaagattgccaagaccctgacactgagctgcagcacagtggccaagaccatacagcggtttaacaggacaggttccactcagaacaggcctcgccatggtcgaccaaagaagatgagtgcacgtgctcagcatcatatccagaggttgtctgtgggaaatagacgtatgagtgctgccagcattgctgcagaggttgaaggcatggggggtcagcctgtcagtgctcagaccatacgctgcatcaaattggtctgcatcgCTGTTGTCctagaaggaagcctcttctaaagatgatgcggAAGAAAGCCCGCAAGCAGTtttctgaagacaagcagactaaggacatggattactggaaccatgtcctgtggtctgatgagaccaagataaacttatttggttcagatggtgtcaagcgtatTTGGTGgtgtacaaagacaagtgtgtcttacCTACAGGCAAGcctggtggtgggagtgtcatggtctggggcggcatgagtgctgccggcactggggagctacagttcattgagggaaccatgaatgccaacatgtacagtGACATACTGAAGCTGAGACttggccgcagggcagtattccagcatgataacacacctccaagacgaccactgccttgctaaaga
This genomic window contains:
- the LOC108258986 gene encoding testis-expressed protein 2 isoform X2, with amino-acid sequence MEDSELFLDPDEKGPTVSFSKKKPHGRGSNQPALHYSAFHFPLSSSTPSALGELSTMTLGSTAPPSSMSCIIKSSSASSNKESKESSLLRLNPMLSLVESLSMEISQRESEFCLSNSDSKLHMHPWKQLGQTPKIQDAEPLPRTVPSSPTESRPNLISSGSLLMAELEDTRRKLSEAMQEPFSKLSKIIGEDSGSPKSPKGDSPASQSGAAGDISIRSEVGAGGWDKENGSQTEVCETPLRKLRKDLTPSFTSEMCCKLGSESSRYEICTYGDVMQVLEIQEHSEVKNPEQKGVKAPSAIYTTSSDPGRWLVCVGLLAYSFFVLPLSSYVTGLSLGLACGFMLGLTVVMMLAPQRPAATEMPVSSPTDNLPMEAIGTALRETAKRELQGWMNEMYSYDPETYHLSLCHSVYVTLDGCNLRLAYPRINIPRQATFTEPTHDATFVRSRCFQLSNSKVSLLPAILAKKRVWNRKYPICIMLAEEEQCVEEEHVSEAAEAKSEREEKLKQVEMEADQTTTLYLFGRTGREKEEWYQHFLLASKTKICRKESKPEVCSAGDSSQGSSDDLALMLGLRELAGSVREKILLDYNSYMAHFITPESCSLTPSPCHSEPGSPIDTKRFSSDPVAGCRDLAWINAVIGRIFWDFLQEKYWADQVAHKIQKKLSKIRLPYFMNELTLAELDLGTCMPQVLSTSRPSVDHRGLWLELEVLYTGSLHMTLETKMNLCKLGRESCSEAYSITEPSRIVGTRPRVCIIADSDEESSSAGSSDEEEVIPSEPQGPLADKNIHSGTEGHGGSSTSRKILRFVDKIAKSKYFQKATENEYIKKKITEVSNTPLLLSVEVLELSGTLAVNIPPPPTDRIWYSFRVPPRLDLRVKPMLGEREVTFTHVTEWIERKLQCEFQNFSGESQDQQECRSSE
- the LOC108258986 gene encoding testis-expressed protein 2 isoform X1, which produces MEDSELFLDPDEKGPTVSFSKKKPHGRGSNQPALHYSAFHFPLSSSTPSALGELSTMTLGSTAPPSSMSCIIKSSSASSNKESKESSLLRLNPMLSLVESLSMEISQRESEFCLSNSDSKLHMHPWKQLGQTPKIQDAEPLPRTVPSSPTESRPNLISSGSLLMAELEDTRRKLSEAMQEPFSKLSKIIGEDSGSPKSPKGDSPASQSGAAGDISIRSEVGAGGWDKENGSQTEVCETPLRKLRKDLTPSFTSEMCCKLGSESSRYEICTYGDVMQVLEIQEHSEVKNPEQKGVKAPSAIYTTSSDPGRWLVCVGLLAYSFFVLPLSSYVTGLSLGLACGFMLGLTVVMMLAPQRPAATEMPVSSPTDNLPMEAIGTALRETAKRELQGWMNEMYSYDPETYHLSLCHSVYVTLDGCNLRLAYPRINIPRQATFTEPTHDATFVRSRCFQLSNSKVSLLPAILAKKRVWNRKYPICIMLAEEEQCVEEEHVSEAAEAKSEREEKLKQVEMEADQTTTLYLFGRTGREKEEWYQHFLLASKTKICRKESKPEVCSAGDSSQGSSDDLALMLGLRELAGSVREKILLDYNSYMAHFITPESCSLTPSPCHSEPGSPIDTKRFSSDPVAGCRDLAWINAVIGRIFWDFLQEKYWADQVAHKIQKKLSKIRLPYFMNELTLAELDLGTCMPQVLSTSRPSVDHRGLWLELEVLYTGSLHMTLETKMNLCKLGRESCSEAYSITEPSRIVGTRPRVCIIADSDEESSSAGSSDEEEVIPSEPQGPLADKNIHSGTEGHGGSSTSRKILRFVDKIAKSKYFQKATENEYIKKKITEVSNTPLLLSVEVLELSGTLAVNIPPPPTDRIWYSFRVPPRLDLRVKPMLGEREVTFTHVTEWIERKLQCEFQKIFVMPNMDDLYLPLMSSGMDNIDMSQNFSGESQDQQECRSSE